From a region of the Zingiber officinale cultivar Zhangliang chromosome 4B, Zo_v1.1, whole genome shotgun sequence genome:
- the LOC121977108 gene encoding UPF0301 protein pc1755-like isoform X1, giving the protein MDVWALNLKGAAGIPFLGAASKCERGGRLVAVRRAGGGIDVGVLVRTRRWNSSAPAYRSFVVTASGGKKRSNRGGHSSSGKGENDPSIPEEDGLDVTTPQYDDKSKTNDCSRKPQFTLSNWRDVRANLVAKEQEHLLDTDGQGITSNEQPQMLSSKWAHPIPMLESGCVLLATEKLDGVPMFERTVILLLSLGSRDPRDRPFGVILNRPLRRKIKHMNPSNPHLATIFSDCSVHCGGPVEANMFLLKSSDGLLLPGFGEAVSGVYFGSRNNLDDAAVLVKKGAFMPRDFIFFEGYSGWEFDQLLDELESEYWVVASCSSHLVHQVYGTSSSNLWEEILQLMGGQYSELSRKPKQDDP; this is encoded by the exons ATGGATGTGTGGGCTCTAAACCTGAAGGGCGCGGCCGGGATTCCTTTTCTCGGGGCGGCGAGCAAGTGCGAGAGGGGAGGGCGGCTGGTGGCTGTGCGACGAGCTGGCGGAGGGATCGACGTTGGGGTTTTGGTGCGAACACGGAGGTGGAATTCGTCGGCGCCTGCGTATCGGTCGTTCGTGGTGACGGCGAGCGGCGGTAAGAAGAGGAGCAACCGCGGGGGACACTCTTCTTCTGGTAAAG GGGAAAATGATCCTTCAATTCCTGAAGAAGACGGTCTTGATGTAACTACTCCTCAATACGATGACAAATCAAAAACCAACGATTGCTCCAGGAAGCCCCAATTTACATTGTCTAATTGGCGAGATGTCAGAGCAAATCTTGTTGCCAAAGAGCAG GAACATCTACTTGATACTGATGGCCAGGGTATCACCTCAAATGAGCAACCCCAAATGCTCAGTTCCAAGTGGGCACACCCCATCCCAATGCTGGAGTCTGGATGTGTCTTACTTGCTACTGAAAAGCTCGATGGAGTCCCAATGTTCGAGAGGACTGTGATCCTTCTTCTCAGTTTGGGATCTAGAGACCCAAGAGATCGTCCTTTTGGAGTCATCCTGAATCGTCCACTCCGTCGAAAAATCAAGCATATGAATCCATCAAATCCTCACCTTGCAACCATATTTTCTGACTGCTCTGTTCACTGTGGCGGACCAGTTGAGGCAAACATGTTCTTACTGAAATCGAGCGACGGCTTACTGCTGCCAGGTTTTGGTGAGGCAGTTTCAGGTGTTTACTTTGGTTCGAGAAACAACTTAGATGATGCTGCAGTGCTTGTCAAGAAAGGAGCATTCATGCCCCGAGATTTCATATTCTTCGAGGGTTATTCGGGTTGGGAATTCGATCAGTTGCTTGATGAGCTCGAGTCTGAATACTGGGTTGTCGCTTCCTGCAGTTCACATCTGGTTCATCAAGTTTATGGAACATCGTCATCCAACTTATGGGAGGAGATTTTGCAGCTAATGGGCGGGCAATATTCAGAGTTGAGCAGGAAGCCCAAACAAGATGATCCTTGA
- the LOC121977110 gene encoding probable serine/threonine-protein kinase At1g54610 isoform X1 translates to MRRIRKFLMGCVSSKGFKGDDVPEFQRPKASRRTLSRLLSSTTEDSLNRLVSSSRRDEVEVIDVDATVATDGSTAQLISMSQENVAISSAPLVGSGERKVLPVVEKNGRVLNPSVDDGERKVSPTVSTSKGVGLQRQAALDAQESMAEPSSAVSSSKTVDEYKTVISHVSNGFKFEHAAAGWPSWLTAAAGDAVKGWLPRRADSFEKLNKIGQGTYSTVYKACDLETGKTVALKKVRFANMDPESVRFMAREIHILRKLDHPNVVKLEALITSKISSSLYLVFEYMEHDLAGLLGTPGIKFTEPQAKCYMQQLLCGLEHCHNHGVLHRDIKGSNLLIDNNGILKIADFGLATFYNPGQKQHLTSRVVTLWYRPPELLLGATEYGVAVDMWSAGCILAELLSGRPIMPGRTEVEQLHKIFKLCGSPAEEFWRTSKLPHATSFKPQQPYPRCIQETFKDFPPPALALLDCLLSIDPLFRGTAISALKSDFFSTKPFACDPSSLPKYPPSKEYDAKLRNEEARSRQREAAIKEYGSRKEMPSHDGNIESQKLHGSLRTSSDKYKPKDDVLSGFRIDHPRGTAQNGFPHGGLLMHSGRLSTTELPTGQEIKTHASYIPQGGGNALTTGLLVARSHTAKLDRRQSARHAHLPENHLASKYSHPESDSSEKPEWTHHLLDGPSSSRKNDDKTGEEEQTTGHAPRKNRIHYSGPLMPPRGNIDEILKEHERQIQQAVRRARHNRTKPRKYGERAQFEALLYASRNGN, encoded by the exons ATGCGGAGGATTAGGAAATTTCTTATGGGCTGCGTTTCATCAAAAGGATTCAAGGGAGATGATGTCCCGGAGTTTCAGAGGCCTAAAGCTTCACGAAGGACCCTGAGTAGGTTGCTTTCTTCAACAACCGAGGACTCTTTGAATAGGTTGGTTTCTTCTTCAAGGAGGGATGAAGTCGAAGTGATAGATGTTGATGCTACTGTTGCCACTGATGGGAGCACTGCACAGCTTATATCAATGTCGCAAGAGAATGTAGCCATTTCTTCTGCCCCCTTGGTTGGCTCTGGAGAGAGGAAGGTGTTGCCTGTTGTCGAGAAGAATGGTAGAGTCCTGAACCCCTCGGTGGATGATGGAGAAAGAAAGGTATCCCCTACGGTTAGCACTTCCAAGGGTGTTGGGCTGCAAAGACAGGCTGCACTCGATGCTCAGGAGAGTATGGCAGAGCCATCTTCAGCAGTCTCCAGTTCTAAGACAGTGGATGAATACAAAACAGTGATCTCTCATGTATCAAATGGGTTCAAGTTCGAGCATGCTGCAGCTGGTTGGCCTTCTTGGCTCACAGCAGCTGCTGGTGATGCAGTGAAAGGCTGGCTTCCTCGAAGGGCAGATTCCTTTGAGAAGTTAAACAAG ATTGGGCAAGGGACTTATAGCACTGTGTACAAAGCTTGTGATCTCGAAACTGGCAAAACTGTTGCACTTAAAAAAGTTCGTTTTGCTAATATGGATCCAGAAAGTGTACGGTTCATGGCAAGGGAAATACACATTTTACGTAAACTTGATCACCCAAATGTTGTGAAGCTTGAAGCTTTAATTACCTCGAAAATATCTTCTAGCTTGTATCTTGTTTTTGAATATATGGAGCATGATCTTGCAGGACTTCTAGGGACGCCTGGCATCAAGTTTACTGAACCCCAG GCCAAGTGCTATATGCAGCAGCTACTTTGTGGTCTCGAACATTGCCATAATCATGGTGTGTTGCATCGTGACATCAAAGGTTCAAATCTTTTGATTGACAACAATGGGATCTTAAAAATAGCAGATTTTGGACTGGCTACATTTTATAATCCTGGCCAGAAGCAGCACTTGACTAGTCGAGTAGTAACATTGTGGTATCGTCCTCCTGAGCTCTTACTGGGTGCCACAGAATATGGTGTTGCTGTCGATATGTGGAGTGCTGGTTGTATTCTTGCAGAATTGCTTTCTGGGAGACCTATTATGCCAGGAAGAACCGAG GTGGAACAATTGCACAAGATATTCAAGTTATGTGGCTCACCTGCGGAGGAATTTTGGAGAACATCAAAGTTGCCCCATGCTACATCATTTAAACCCCAACAACCCTATCCACGTTGCATTCAGGAGACATTTAAGGATTTCCCTCCTCCAGCTTTAGCGCTTCTTGATTGCCTACTTTCAATAGATCCATTATTTCGTGGAACAGCAATTTCTGCCCTTAAGAGTGAT TTCTTCAGTACAAAGCCTTTTGCTTGTGACCCTTCAAGTTTGCCCAAGTATCCTCCAAGCAAGGAATACGATGCTAAACTTCGGAATGAGGAAGCTAGAAG CAGGCAGAGAGAAGCAGCCATCAAAGAGTATGGAAGTCGGAAAGAAATGCCTTCTCATGACGGCAACATTGAGTCACAG AAATTGCATGGAAGTCTTAGAACAAGCAGTGATAAGTACAAACCAAAAGATGATGTGCTGTCAGGTTTCCGAATAGATCATCCAAGAGGAACAGCTCAGAATGGTTTCCCTCATGGTGGTCTTTTGATGCACTCTGGTCGTTTATCTACAACCGAACTGCCCACTGGCCAAGAAATAAAAACACATGCATCATACATTCCCCAGGGTGGGGGGAATGCTCTCACCACAGGTCTATTGGTTGCAAGAAGCCATACTGCGAAGTTGGACCGTAGACAGAGCGCTAGGCACGCACATTTGCCAGAGAATCATCTGGCCTCCAAATACAGTCATCCTGAATCCGATTCATCTGAGAAGCCAGAATGGACTCACCACTTGCTGGATGGCCCTTCATCTTCTCGCAAGAACGATGACAAAACTGGAGAAGAGGAACAAACAACT GGTCATGCCCCTAGGAAGAACCGAATCCATTACTCTGGACCTCTGATGCCTCCAAGAGGAAACATTGATGAAATTCTCAAAGAGCACGAGCGACAAATCCAGCAGGCTGTACGCAGAGCCCGCCACAACAGAACCAAACCGCGAAAGTATGGTGAGAGGGCTCAGTTTGAGGCCTTGCTTTATGCTAGCAGAAATGGCAATTAA
- the LOC121977108 gene encoding UPF0301 protein pc1755-like isoform X2 gives MDVWALNLKGAAGIPFLGAASKCERGGRLVAVRRAGGGIDVGVLVRTRRWNSSAPAYRSFVVTASGGKKRSNRGGHSSSAGENDPSIPEEDGLDVTTPQYDDKSKTNDCSRKPQFTLSNWRDVRANLVAKEQEHLLDTDGQGITSNEQPQMLSSKWAHPIPMLESGCVLLATEKLDGVPMFERTVILLLSLGSRDPRDRPFGVILNRPLRRKIKHMNPSNPHLATIFSDCSVHCGGPVEANMFLLKSSDGLLLPGFGEAVSGVYFGSRNNLDDAAVLVKKGAFMPRDFIFFEGYSGWEFDQLLDELESEYWVVASCSSHLVHQVYGTSSSNLWEEILQLMGGQYSELSRKPKQDDP, from the exons ATGGATGTGTGGGCTCTAAACCTGAAGGGCGCGGCCGGGATTCCTTTTCTCGGGGCGGCGAGCAAGTGCGAGAGGGGAGGGCGGCTGGTGGCTGTGCGACGAGCTGGCGGAGGGATCGACGTTGGGGTTTTGGTGCGAACACGGAGGTGGAATTCGTCGGCGCCTGCGTATCGGTCGTTCGTGGTGACGGCGAGCGGCGGTAAGAAGAGGAGCAACCGCGGGGGACACTCTTCTTCTG CAGGGGAAAATGATCCTTCAATTCCTGAAGAAGACGGTCTTGATGTAACTACTCCTCAATACGATGACAAATCAAAAACCAACGATTGCTCCAGGAAGCCCCAATTTACATTGTCTAATTGGCGAGATGTCAGAGCAAATCTTGTTGCCAAAGAGCAG GAACATCTACTTGATACTGATGGCCAGGGTATCACCTCAAATGAGCAACCCCAAATGCTCAGTTCCAAGTGGGCACACCCCATCCCAATGCTGGAGTCTGGATGTGTCTTACTTGCTACTGAAAAGCTCGATGGAGTCCCAATGTTCGAGAGGACTGTGATCCTTCTTCTCAGTTTGGGATCTAGAGACCCAAGAGATCGTCCTTTTGGAGTCATCCTGAATCGTCCACTCCGTCGAAAAATCAAGCATATGAATCCATCAAATCCTCACCTTGCAACCATATTTTCTGACTGCTCTGTTCACTGTGGCGGACCAGTTGAGGCAAACATGTTCTTACTGAAATCGAGCGACGGCTTACTGCTGCCAGGTTTTGGTGAGGCAGTTTCAGGTGTTTACTTTGGTTCGAGAAACAACTTAGATGATGCTGCAGTGCTTGTCAAGAAAGGAGCATTCATGCCCCGAGATTTCATATTCTTCGAGGGTTATTCGGGTTGGGAATTCGATCAGTTGCTTGATGAGCTCGAGTCTGAATACTGGGTTGTCGCTTCCTGCAGTTCACATCTGGTTCATCAAGTTTATGGAACATCGTCATCCAACTTATGGGAGGAGATTTTGCAGCTAATGGGCGGGCAATATTCAGAGTTGAGCAGGAAGCCCAAACAAGATGATCCTTGA
- the LOC121977110 gene encoding probable serine/threonine-protein kinase At1g54610 isoform X2 produces MRRIRKFLMGCVSSKGFKGDDVPEFQRPKASRRTLSRLLSSTTEDSLNRLVSSSRRDEVEVIDVDATVATDGSTAQLISMSQENVAISSAPLVGSGERKVLPVVEKNGRVLNPSVDDGERKVSPTVSTSKGVGLQRQAALDAQESMAEPSSAVSSSKTVDEYKTVISHVSNGFKFEHAAAGWPSWLTAAAGDAVKGWLPRRADSFEKLNKIGQGTYSTVYKACDLETGKTVALKKVRFANMDPESVRFMAREIHILRKLDHPNVVKLEALITSKISSSLYLVFEYMEHDLAGLLGTPGIKFTEPQAKCYMQQLLCGLEHCHNHGVLHRDIKGSNLLIDNNGILKIADFGLATFYNPGQKQHLTSRVVTLWYRPPELLLGATEYGVAVDMWSAGCILAELLSGRPIMPGRTEVEQLHKIFKLCGSPAEEFWRTSKLPHATSFKPQQPYPRCIQETFKDFPPPALALLDCLLSIDPLFRGTAISALKSDFFSTKPFACDPSSLPKYPPSKEYDAKLRNEEARRQREAAIKEYGSRKEMPSHDGNIESQKLHGSLRTSSDKYKPKDDVLSGFRIDHPRGTAQNGFPHGGLLMHSGRLSTTELPTGQEIKTHASYIPQGGGNALTTGLLVARSHTAKLDRRQSARHAHLPENHLASKYSHPESDSSEKPEWTHHLLDGPSSSRKNDDKTGEEEQTTGHAPRKNRIHYSGPLMPPRGNIDEILKEHERQIQQAVRRARHNRTKPRKYGERAQFEALLYASRNGN; encoded by the exons ATGCGGAGGATTAGGAAATTTCTTATGGGCTGCGTTTCATCAAAAGGATTCAAGGGAGATGATGTCCCGGAGTTTCAGAGGCCTAAAGCTTCACGAAGGACCCTGAGTAGGTTGCTTTCTTCAACAACCGAGGACTCTTTGAATAGGTTGGTTTCTTCTTCAAGGAGGGATGAAGTCGAAGTGATAGATGTTGATGCTACTGTTGCCACTGATGGGAGCACTGCACAGCTTATATCAATGTCGCAAGAGAATGTAGCCATTTCTTCTGCCCCCTTGGTTGGCTCTGGAGAGAGGAAGGTGTTGCCTGTTGTCGAGAAGAATGGTAGAGTCCTGAACCCCTCGGTGGATGATGGAGAAAGAAAGGTATCCCCTACGGTTAGCACTTCCAAGGGTGTTGGGCTGCAAAGACAGGCTGCACTCGATGCTCAGGAGAGTATGGCAGAGCCATCTTCAGCAGTCTCCAGTTCTAAGACAGTGGATGAATACAAAACAGTGATCTCTCATGTATCAAATGGGTTCAAGTTCGAGCATGCTGCAGCTGGTTGGCCTTCTTGGCTCACAGCAGCTGCTGGTGATGCAGTGAAAGGCTGGCTTCCTCGAAGGGCAGATTCCTTTGAGAAGTTAAACAAG ATTGGGCAAGGGACTTATAGCACTGTGTACAAAGCTTGTGATCTCGAAACTGGCAAAACTGTTGCACTTAAAAAAGTTCGTTTTGCTAATATGGATCCAGAAAGTGTACGGTTCATGGCAAGGGAAATACACATTTTACGTAAACTTGATCACCCAAATGTTGTGAAGCTTGAAGCTTTAATTACCTCGAAAATATCTTCTAGCTTGTATCTTGTTTTTGAATATATGGAGCATGATCTTGCAGGACTTCTAGGGACGCCTGGCATCAAGTTTACTGAACCCCAG GCCAAGTGCTATATGCAGCAGCTACTTTGTGGTCTCGAACATTGCCATAATCATGGTGTGTTGCATCGTGACATCAAAGGTTCAAATCTTTTGATTGACAACAATGGGATCTTAAAAATAGCAGATTTTGGACTGGCTACATTTTATAATCCTGGCCAGAAGCAGCACTTGACTAGTCGAGTAGTAACATTGTGGTATCGTCCTCCTGAGCTCTTACTGGGTGCCACAGAATATGGTGTTGCTGTCGATATGTGGAGTGCTGGTTGTATTCTTGCAGAATTGCTTTCTGGGAGACCTATTATGCCAGGAAGAACCGAG GTGGAACAATTGCACAAGATATTCAAGTTATGTGGCTCACCTGCGGAGGAATTTTGGAGAACATCAAAGTTGCCCCATGCTACATCATTTAAACCCCAACAACCCTATCCACGTTGCATTCAGGAGACATTTAAGGATTTCCCTCCTCCAGCTTTAGCGCTTCTTGATTGCCTACTTTCAATAGATCCATTATTTCGTGGAACAGCAATTTCTGCCCTTAAGAGTGAT TTCTTCAGTACAAAGCCTTTTGCTTGTGACCCTTCAAGTTTGCCCAAGTATCCTCCAAGCAAGGAATACGATGCTAAACTTCGGAATGAGGAAGCTAGAAG GCAGAGAGAAGCAGCCATCAAAGAGTATGGAAGTCGGAAAGAAATGCCTTCTCATGACGGCAACATTGAGTCACAG AAATTGCATGGAAGTCTTAGAACAAGCAGTGATAAGTACAAACCAAAAGATGATGTGCTGTCAGGTTTCCGAATAGATCATCCAAGAGGAACAGCTCAGAATGGTTTCCCTCATGGTGGTCTTTTGATGCACTCTGGTCGTTTATCTACAACCGAACTGCCCACTGGCCAAGAAATAAAAACACATGCATCATACATTCCCCAGGGTGGGGGGAATGCTCTCACCACAGGTCTATTGGTTGCAAGAAGCCATACTGCGAAGTTGGACCGTAGACAGAGCGCTAGGCACGCACATTTGCCAGAGAATCATCTGGCCTCCAAATACAGTCATCCTGAATCCGATTCATCTGAGAAGCCAGAATGGACTCACCACTTGCTGGATGGCCCTTCATCTTCTCGCAAGAACGATGACAAAACTGGAGAAGAGGAACAAACAACT GGTCATGCCCCTAGGAAGAACCGAATCCATTACTCTGGACCTCTGATGCCTCCAAGAGGAAACATTGATGAAATTCTCAAAGAGCACGAGCGACAAATCCAGCAGGCTGTACGCAGAGCCCGCCACAACAGAACCAAACCGCGAAAGTATGGTGAGAGGGCTCAGTTTGAGGCCTTGCTTTATGCTAGCAGAAATGGCAATTAA
- the LOC121977108 gene encoding UPF0301 protein pc1755-like isoform X3, with protein MDVWALNLKGAAGIPFLGAASKCERGGRLVAVRRAGGGIDVGVLVRTRRWNSSAPAYRSFVVTASGGKKRSNRGGHSSSGENDPSIPEEDGLDVTTPQYDDKSKTNDCSRKPQFTLSNWRDVRANLVAKEQEHLLDTDGQGITSNEQPQMLSSKWAHPIPMLESGCVLLATEKLDGVPMFERTVILLLSLGSRDPRDRPFGVILNRPLRRKIKHMNPSNPHLATIFSDCSVHCGGPVEANMFLLKSSDGLLLPGFGEAVSGVYFGSRNNLDDAAVLVKKGAFMPRDFIFFEGYSGWEFDQLLDELESEYWVVASCSSHLVHQVYGTSSSNLWEEILQLMGGQYSELSRKPKQDDP; from the exons ATGGATGTGTGGGCTCTAAACCTGAAGGGCGCGGCCGGGATTCCTTTTCTCGGGGCGGCGAGCAAGTGCGAGAGGGGAGGGCGGCTGGTGGCTGTGCGACGAGCTGGCGGAGGGATCGACGTTGGGGTTTTGGTGCGAACACGGAGGTGGAATTCGTCGGCGCCTGCGTATCGGTCGTTCGTGGTGACGGCGAGCGGCGGTAAGAAGAGGAGCAACCGCGGGGGACACTCTTCTTCTG GGGAAAATGATCCTTCAATTCCTGAAGAAGACGGTCTTGATGTAACTACTCCTCAATACGATGACAAATCAAAAACCAACGATTGCTCCAGGAAGCCCCAATTTACATTGTCTAATTGGCGAGATGTCAGAGCAAATCTTGTTGCCAAAGAGCAG GAACATCTACTTGATACTGATGGCCAGGGTATCACCTCAAATGAGCAACCCCAAATGCTCAGTTCCAAGTGGGCACACCCCATCCCAATGCTGGAGTCTGGATGTGTCTTACTTGCTACTGAAAAGCTCGATGGAGTCCCAATGTTCGAGAGGACTGTGATCCTTCTTCTCAGTTTGGGATCTAGAGACCCAAGAGATCGTCCTTTTGGAGTCATCCTGAATCGTCCACTCCGTCGAAAAATCAAGCATATGAATCCATCAAATCCTCACCTTGCAACCATATTTTCTGACTGCTCTGTTCACTGTGGCGGACCAGTTGAGGCAAACATGTTCTTACTGAAATCGAGCGACGGCTTACTGCTGCCAGGTTTTGGTGAGGCAGTTTCAGGTGTTTACTTTGGTTCGAGAAACAACTTAGATGATGCTGCAGTGCTTGTCAAGAAAGGAGCATTCATGCCCCGAGATTTCATATTCTTCGAGGGTTATTCGGGTTGGGAATTCGATCAGTTGCTTGATGAGCTCGAGTCTGAATACTGGGTTGTCGCTTCCTGCAGTTCACATCTGGTTCATCAAGTTTATGGAACATCGTCATCCAACTTATGGGAGGAGATTTTGCAGCTAATGGGCGGGCAATATTCAGAGTTGAGCAGGAAGCCCAAACAAGATGATCCTTGA
- the LOC121978763 gene encoding uncharacterized protein LOC121978763: protein MSTVDAVKSLSQVLGAVADSLAVAESPAVALLHDEAVGAEISTRLRGPNSGAGDDNLCRWLYDTFQSNDPDLQLVVLKFMPTVAGVYLSRAVSRQPLAGFEAVLLALYAYETVTRGNEAESLTLPDLSNPSVYHEGKASPKKSAAELTVAVLSPVLEPYGTVRSTKRARIVGVALELYYNKISSMPPSSKLAFCEFCLAWVWQGQKTCEAKEESGDGKEPEPAPARSYNVPFPWELFQPAIRIVGHCLLAPSSSEELKAVAYTAVERLYLRATHDMKPQEILAARSLLRLGKMPGDDIAEPTITANSEYSEEALKKSAQLA, encoded by the coding sequence ATGTCGACCGTCGACGCCGTTAAATCGCTTTCCCAGGTCCTCGGCGCCGTAGCGGACTCCCTCGCCGTCGCTGAGAGTCCCGCCGTCGCGCTGCTCCACGACGAGGCCGTCGGCGCCGAAATATCGACGCGCCTTCGCGGGCCGAACTCAGGCGCCGGCGACGATAATCTCTGTCGATGGCTCTACGACACGTTTCAATCGAACGACCCCGATCTCCAGCTCGTCGTCCTCAAGTTCATGCCCACCGTCGCCGGCGTGTATCTCTCCCGGGCCGTCTCGCGACAGCCGCTAGCCGGATTCGAGGCGGTGCTGTTGGCCCTGTACGCGTACGAGACCGTTACACGGGGAAACGAAGCAGAGAGTTTGACTCTCCCCGACCTTTCCAATCCGAGCGTCTACCACGAGGGCAAGGCGTCGCCGAAGAAGTCGGCGGCGGAGCTCACCGTCGCCGTGTTGTCGCCGGTTCTGGAGCCCTATGGCACTGTTCGATCGACGAAGCGAGCGAGAATCGTGGGCGTGGCTTTGGAATTGTACTACAACAAGATTTCGTCAATGCCGCCGTCGTCGAAGCTGGCCTTCTGCGAGTTCTGCCTGGCTTGGGTCTGGCAGGGGCAAAAAACCTGCGAAGCGAAAGAGGAGAGTGGCGACGGGAAGGAGCCAGAGCCGGCGCCGGCGAGGTCTTACAACGTTCCCTTTCCATGGGAGCTATTCCAGCCGGCGATAAGGATCGTGGGGCATTGCCTTCTGGCGCCGTCGAGCTCAGAGGAGCTGAAGGCGGTGGCGTACACCGCGGTGGAGCGACTATACCTCCGGGCCACGCACGACATGAAGCCGCAAGAAATTTTGGCGGCGAGAAGCCTACTGCGGCTGGGGAAGATGCCCGGAGACGACATCGCGGAGCCGACCATCACGGCAAACTCGGAGTACTCTGAGGAAGCCTTGAAGAAAAGCGCGCAGTTGGCGTAG